In one Steroidobacteraceae bacterium genomic region, the following are encoded:
- a CDS encoding pilus assembly protein PilM — protein sequence MFLFARKYRPMLGLDITTSSVKLIELAMAGGQYRVESYAAEPTPLNAMNEKAIVDAEAVGEAIRRAAKRAGARATEVAIAISGDAAITKVIQMSRNLRDAELEAQVEMQADQYIPFPMDEVSYDFEVLGPSEKDADTNDVLLVATRTENVDQRQAAVKAAGLNARVVDVEAFALENACKLMTHQMPDGGIDRTVAVVDFGASSTTFSVLRNLRVIYTRDFPFGGQQLTEEIMRTYGLSMEEAGRAKKEGGLPGNYQSEVLDPFIDDMTQQVSRSLQFYLASGSGREQPEKILVCGGCANIPGVGDVIASRVGIAAEKGDPLGQMKLSSRSKAQAVQRDATALLTACGLALRSFD from the coding sequence ATGTTCCTATTCGCACGTAAGTACCGTCCCATGCTGGGTCTCGATATCACCACGTCGTCGGTGAAACTGATCGAGCTGGCGATGGCCGGCGGTCAGTATCGCGTCGAGTCCTATGCTGCAGAACCCACCCCGCTGAATGCCATGAACGAAAAGGCCATCGTCGATGCCGAAGCAGTCGGCGAGGCAATACGCCGCGCCGCGAAGCGCGCCGGCGCGCGCGCCACCGAAGTCGCCATCGCCATCAGCGGCGATGCGGCCATCACCAAGGTCATCCAGATGTCGCGCAACCTGCGCGATGCCGAGCTCGAAGCCCAGGTCGAGATGCAGGCCGATCAGTACATCCCCTTCCCGATGGACGAAGTCAGCTACGATTTCGAAGTCCTCGGGCCGTCCGAGAAAGACGCAGACACCAACGACGTGTTGCTGGTGGCAACGCGCACCGAGAACGTCGATCAGCGCCAGGCCGCGGTCAAGGCAGCGGGTCTCAACGCGCGCGTGGTCGATGTCGAGGCCTTCGCCCTCGAGAACGCCTGCAAACTCATGACCCACCAGATGCCCGACGGCGGCATCGATCGCACCGTGGCGGTCGTTGACTTCGGCGCGAGCAGCACCACCTTCAGCGTGCTGCGCAATCTTCGCGTCATCTATACGCGTGATTTTCCCTTCGGCGGCCAGCAGCTCACCGAAGAGATCATGCGCACCTACGGACTGTCCATGGAAGAAGCGGGCCGCGCCAAGAAAGAAGGCGGCCTGCCGGGTAACTATCAGTCCGAAGTACTCGATCCTTTCATCGACGACATGACCCAGCAGGTCAGCCGCTCGCTGCAGTTCTACCTCGCCTCGGGTTCGGGCCGCGAGCAGCCGGAGAAGATCCTGGTCTGCGGCGGTTGCGCGAACATCCCAGGCGTTGGCGATGTGATCGCGAGCCGCGTCGGTATCGCCGCCGAGAAGGGCGATCCGCTCGGCCAGATGAAACTCTCGTCGCGCTCCAAGGCCCAGGCCGTGCAGCGCGACGCCACGGCACTGCTGACGGCCTGTGGACTCGCGCTAAGGAGCTTCGACTGA
- a CDS encoding penicillin-binding protein 1A: MKRRYIWLFSGLAAGVICITVAVLYALICAYLYVAPNLPTVEAMRNTEFQVPLRVYARSGQLIAQIGEQRRIPVSAAEIPDLVRKAFIAAEDDRFFKHSGIDYLGVLRAALVNLVSGSKTQGASTITMQTARNMFLTLDRTYSRKLQEVFLTYRMEHEFTKDEILSLYLNVIFFGQRSYGVAAAADAYFGKPLDKLSVAEVATLAGLPQAPSRFNPITNPEGAGARRAYVLRRMRELGYIDAETAEAASAEPVKVRAGARSFDVEAPYVAELARLELVRRFGAAAQNEGYKVVTTIDSRLQAAANRAVRLGLLEYDRRHGWRGPVSQVSIEASATPAGFEELLAEFPQVGMLRPALVTAVAGQTAKLFVKDLGRRSLEWEAISWARPAVGEVGVGPEPRSAADVLGVGDVVYVVASDNARVGAELVQVPEAEAALVSLDPRDGAVAAMVGGFDYFDKAQGKFNRATQAERQPGSSFKPFLYSAALEDGFTPASIIMDAPVVMEGDNLEEDWRPVNSGGQFYGPTRLREALVRSRNLVSIRILRDLGIPAAIDHATQFGFVRSTLPNNLTLALGTVQITPINLAARFATFANGGYRVDPYYIDRIIAPDGKTVWQAEPRMVCPDCEFLPEKQRAERAISAANAWLMDDMMRDVVRRGTGRRAMALGRNDVAGKTGTTNEAKDTWFNGFTPDVVTSVWVGYDQARPLGAGEEGSRTALPIWIEYMREALRNLPQHWPDMPGGLVRLRISPSTGAPASEDDPDAIVETFLEGHLPNGEQPVEGMPQSTVGSGNDGGSGEPIF; the protein is encoded by the coding sequence GTGAAACGCCGATACATTTGGCTTTTCAGCGGCCTGGCTGCGGGTGTGATCTGCATCACAGTCGCGGTCCTGTATGCGCTGATCTGCGCCTATCTTTATGTCGCACCGAACCTCCCGACGGTCGAGGCGATGCGCAATACCGAGTTCCAGGTGCCACTGCGCGTCTACGCAAGAAGCGGCCAGCTGATCGCGCAGATCGGCGAGCAGCGGCGCATTCCCGTCAGTGCCGCGGAGATTCCCGATCTGGTGCGCAAGGCGTTCATTGCGGCCGAGGACGACCGTTTCTTCAAGCACAGCGGCATCGACTACCTGGGTGTGCTGCGCGCGGCGCTGGTCAACCTCGTCTCGGGTTCCAAGACGCAGGGCGCGAGCACGATCACCATGCAGACTGCGCGCAACATGTTCCTGACGCTCGATCGCACCTACAGTCGCAAGCTCCAGGAAGTGTTCCTCACGTATCGCATGGAGCACGAGTTCACCAAGGACGAAATCCTCTCGCTCTACCTCAATGTCATTTTCTTCGGCCAGAGAAGTTACGGCGTGGCTGCCGCCGCCGACGCCTACTTCGGCAAACCGCTCGACAAGCTGAGCGTCGCCGAAGTTGCGACCCTCGCCGGGCTCCCGCAGGCGCCGTCGCGATTCAATCCGATCACCAATCCCGAAGGCGCCGGTGCGCGGCGCGCCTATGTGCTGCGCCGCATGCGCGAACTGGGTTACATCGATGCCGAAACCGCAGAGGCGGCAAGCGCCGAGCCTGTCAAGGTAAGAGCCGGCGCCCGCAGCTTCGATGTCGAGGCACCCTATGTCGCCGAGCTCGCGCGCCTCGAGCTGGTGCGTCGCTTCGGCGCCGCCGCGCAGAACGAAGGCTACAAGGTCGTCACGACCATCGACAGCCGCCTGCAGGCGGCCGCCAACCGCGCCGTTCGCCTCGGGCTCCTCGAATACGACCGCCGCCATGGCTGGCGCGGCCCGGTGAGCCAGGTGAGTATCGAGGCGAGCGCGACACCGGCGGGTTTCGAGGAATTGCTGGCGGAGTTCCCGCAGGTGGGCATGCTGCGGCCGGCGCTGGTTACGGCGGTCGCTGGCCAGACCGCCAAGCTGTTCGTCAAGGACCTCGGCCGGCGTTCGCTCGAGTGGGAGGCCATTTCATGGGCCCGGCCTGCAGTCGGTGAGGTTGGCGTCGGCCCCGAACCCCGGAGTGCGGCCGATGTCCTCGGGGTCGGCGACGTGGTCTATGTGGTGGCGAGCGACAATGCCCGTGTTGGCGCCGAACTCGTACAGGTGCCGGAAGCGGAAGCGGCACTGGTGTCACTCGATCCGCGCGATGGCGCCGTCGCAGCCATGGTGGGCGGCTTCGATTATTTCGACAAGGCGCAGGGCAAGTTCAATCGTGCCACCCAGGCCGAACGCCAGCCGGGTTCCTCGTTCAAGCCCTTCCTGTATTCGGCGGCGCTCGAGGACGGCTTTACGCCCGCGAGCATCATCATGGATGCGCCGGTGGTGATGGAGGGCGACAATCTCGAAGAGGATTGGCGACCCGTCAATTCCGGTGGCCAGTTCTATGGCCCGACGCGATTGCGCGAAGCGCTCGTGCGCTCGCGCAACCTGGTCTCGATCCGCATCCTGCGTGATCTCGGCATTCCGGCTGCGATCGATCACGCCACGCAATTCGGTTTCGTGCGCAGTACCCTGCCCAACAACCTGACGCTCGCGCTCGGCACGGTGCAGATCACGCCGATCAACCTGGCGGCACGCTTCGCCACCTTCGCCAACGGCGGTTATCGAGTCGACCCCTATTACATCGACCGCATCATCGCGCCCGATGGCAAGACGGTCTGGCAGGCCGAACCGCGCATGGTTTGTCCCGATTGCGAGTTCCTGCCCGAGAAGCAGCGCGCCGAACGCGCGATCAGTGCCGCCAATGCCTGGCTGATGGACGACATGATGCGTGACGTCGTGCGCCGCGGCACCGGTCGGCGTGCCATGGCGCTTGGGCGCAATGACGTCGCCGGCAAGACCGGCACGACCAACGAGGCCAAGGACACCTGGTTCAATGGTTTCACTCCGGATGTCGTCACGTCGGTGTGGGTCGGCTATGACCAGGCGCGGCCACTCGGCGCGGGCGAGGAAGGCAGCCGTACGGCGTTGCCGATCTGGATCGAGTACATGCGGGAGGCGTTGCGCAACCTCCCGCAGCACTGGCCGGACATGCCGGGAGGCCTGGTGCGACTGCGCATCTCGCCATCGACGGGTGCGCCAGCGTCGGAGGACGACCCCGATGCCATCGTGGAGACCTTCCTCGAAGGGCATCTGCCGAATGGCGAGCAGCCGGTGGAAGGTATGCCGCAAAGCACCGTCGGCAGTGGCAACGATGGCGGCTCGGGTGAACCCATTTTCTGA
- a CDS encoding citrate synthase — translation MTSKTFKLTDNATGKESQLPVRSGTIGPDVLDIAALNKNHGVWTFDPGFMATASTESKITYIDGDEGILLYRGYPIDQLAEKSSFLEVAYLLLNGELPKRGELEEFTLNISRHTMINESLLRMFNGFHFNAHPMAMVSGIVASMSAFYHDSMDIYNPRHREIFAHRIIAKIPTIAAAAYKHALGQPYVYPRNDLDYCSNLLHMFYAVPCEKYEVDPLAAKALDLLLILHADHEQNASTSTVRLAGSTGANPYAAISAGVSALWGPAHGGANEAVLEMLEGIGSAEAVPKFLDKVKDKNSNVRLMGFGHRVYKNFDPRAKIIREMCHKVLANMGRSDNPLFELAQRLEEIALKDEYFVSRKLYPNVDFYSGIIYSALGIPRSMFTVMFAIARTAGWVSHWQEMIADPANKIGRPRQLYSGATRRDYVAVGARR, via the coding sequence ATGACGTCCAAGACCTTCAAACTCACCGACAACGCCACGGGCAAGGAATCACAGCTGCCCGTGCGTAGCGGCACCATCGGTCCCGATGTACTCGACATCGCCGCGCTCAACAAGAACCACGGCGTGTGGACTTTCGACCCGGGCTTCATGGCGACGGCGAGCACCGAGAGCAAGATCACCTATATCGATGGCGACGAAGGCATTCTTCTCTACCGCGGCTATCCGATCGATCAGCTGGCCGAGAAATCGAGTTTCCTGGAAGTCGCCTACCTGTTGCTGAATGGCGAGCTGCCCAAGCGCGGCGAGCTCGAGGAATTCACGCTCAACATTTCGCGGCACACGATGATCAACGAGTCGCTGCTGCGCATGTTCAATGGCTTTCATTTCAATGCGCATCCCATGGCCATGGTCTCGGGGATCGTCGCCTCGATGTCCGCCTTCTATCACGACTCGATGGACATCTATAACCCGCGCCATCGCGAGATTTTCGCGCACCGCATCATTGCCAAGATCCCGACCATCGCCGCAGCGGCCTACAAGCACGCGCTCGGCCAGCCCTATGTCTATCCGCGCAACGACCTCGACTACTGCAGCAACCTGCTGCACATGTTCTACGCCGTGCCCTGCGAGAAGTACGAAGTCGATCCGCTCGCCGCCAAGGCGCTCGACCTGCTGCTGATCCTGCATGCGGACCACGAGCAGAACGCCAGCACTTCGACCGTGCGTCTAGCCGGCAGCACCGGCGCGAATCCTTACGCGGCCATTTCCGCAGGCGTCTCCGCATTGTGGGGGCCGGCACATGGCGGCGCCAACGAGGCCGTGCTCGAGATGCTCGAGGGCATCGGCTCCGCCGAAGCCGTGCCGAAGTTCCTCGACAAGGTCAAGGACAAGAACTCCAACGTGCGGCTCATGGGTTTCGGTCACCGCGTCTACAAGAATTTCGATCCGCGCGCCAAGATCATTCGCGAAATGTGCCACAAGGTGCTCGCCAACATGGGGCGCAGCGACAATCCCCTGTTCGAACTCGCGCAGCGCCTCGAGGAAATCGCCCTCAAGGACGAATATTTCGTCTCGCGCAAGCTCTACCCGAACGTCGATTTCTACTCGGGCATCATCTACAGCGCGCTCGGGATTCCGCGTTCGATGTTCACAGTGATGTTCGCGATCGCGCGCACCGCCGGCTGGGTGTCGCACTGGCAGGAGATGATCGCGGACCCTGCCAACAAGATCGGGCGGCCGCGCCAGTTGTACTCCGGAGCCACTCGCCGCGACTACGTCGCGGTCGGCGCTCGCCGCTAG
- a CDS encoding M48 family metalloprotease, with protein MIQKFVLMLLTAVAVAGCATNPATGKQNVVLSSMKSERESARRAYEEIIKFYGAYEDQAVQDYINEIGQRVARQSDLPDEEWKFVVLDDESVNAFTTGGGYVYLHRGLLTHLNSEAEIASVIGHEIAHVTLRHPARRQSRGMLASILSVGAAIATGSQAVAQMANIGAAAWVQGYGRESEAEADRYGLKYAAKAGYQPEAMARTFEMFKAQERFERDRAREEGREPQIYHGVFSSHPAPDSRAFEAAKGAAAFQGGTPEGGWVENHDRYLRMLDGMPYGSSRAQGIVRENRFYHAGMGITLAFPRGWTVENMRDRLLAYTVNKDSVMQLTSEVRPENKAPREFLLEKLKGASLAGGEAISSNGMDGYTLLARTGSPLDNGQGPVRWTVIYRDKSAFVFGGASKSANQGRPEADGLFVSVAQTLRSLKPSEFPLAEPYRLKIRAADGPQSIDQYASDVPVEKYKKEELQLINGVYPDSNLKPGQLFKTVE; from the coding sequence ATGATCCAGAAATTCGTCCTGATGCTGCTGACCGCCGTGGCGGTGGCCGGCTGCGCCACCAACCCGGCGACCGGCAAGCAGAATGTCGTGCTCAGTTCGATGAAAAGCGAGCGCGAGTCCGCGCGACGCGCCTATGAAGAAATCATCAAGTTCTACGGGGCCTATGAGGACCAGGCCGTCCAGGATTACATCAACGAAATCGGCCAGCGCGTGGCAAGGCAGAGCGACCTGCCCGATGAGGAATGGAAATTCGTGGTGCTGGACGACGAGTCCGTCAACGCGTTCACGACCGGCGGTGGCTATGTCTACCTGCACCGTGGTCTCCTGACCCACCTCAATTCCGAAGCGGAGATCGCGTCGGTCATAGGCCACGAGATCGCGCACGTCACGTTGCGCCATCCGGCCCGCCGCCAATCACGCGGCATGCTGGCCTCGATCCTCTCGGTCGGCGCTGCGATCGCCACCGGATCACAGGCCGTGGCGCAAATGGCGAACATCGGCGCGGCTGCATGGGTGCAGGGCTATGGACGCGAGAGCGAAGCCGAAGCCGATCGCTATGGACTGAAATACGCGGCGAAGGCCGGCTACCAGCCCGAGGCCATGGCGCGCACCTTCGAGATGTTCAAGGCGCAGGAGCGCTTCGAACGCGATCGTGCCCGTGAGGAAGGGCGCGAGCCGCAGATCTACCATGGGGTTTTCTCCTCCCATCCGGCGCCGGACTCCCGCGCCTTCGAAGCCGCCAAGGGCGCCGCGGCCTTCCAGGGCGGGACACCCGAAGGCGGCTGGGTCGAGAACCACGACCGCTACCTGCGCATGCTCGATGGCATGCCCTATGGTTCGAGCCGCGCCCAGGGCATCGTGCGCGAAAATCGCTTCTATCACGCCGGCATGGGCATCACGCTCGCCTTCCCCAGGGGCTGGACGGTGGAGAACATGCGCGATCGCCTGCTCGCCTATACCGTCAACAAGGACAGCGTCATGCAGTTGACGTCCGAGGTGCGCCCGGAGAACAAGGCGCCGCGCGAGTTCCTGCTCGAGAAACTCAAAGGCGCGAGTCTCGCAGGCGGCGAAGCGATCAGCTCGAATGGCATGGACGGCTACACGCTGCTCGCACGCACGGGTTCGCCGCTCGACAATGGCCAGGGGCCGGTGCGCTGGACCGTCATTTACAGGGACAAGAGTGCCTTCGTGTTCGGCGGCGCGAGCAAGTCGGCGAACCAGGGCCGTCCCGAAGCCGATGGCCTGTTCGTGTCGGTCGCGCAGACATTGCGTAGCCTCAAGCCCTCGGAGTTTCCGCTGGCCGAACCCTACCGGCTGAAGATCCGCGCCGCCGATGGTCCACAGAGCATCGACCAATACGCCAGCGACGTGCCTGTCGAGAAATACAAGAAAGAAGAGCTGCAGCTCATCAACGGCGTCTACCCGGACAGCAATCTCAAGCCCGGTCAGTTGTTCAAGACTGTCGAGTAG
- the rpmE gene encoding 50S ribosomal protein L31 — MKASIHPDYKEITVSCSCGNTFKTGSTLGTDLAVEVCSNCHPFFTGKQKIVDTAGRVDKFRRKYAQQTGAR, encoded by the coding sequence ATGAAAGCCAGCATCCATCCGGATTACAAGGAAATTACCGTTAGCTGCAGCTGCGGCAATACCTTCAAGACGGGTTCCACCCTGGGCACGGACCTGGCCGTCGAAGTCTGCTCCAACTGCCACCCGTTCTTCACGGGCAAGCAGAAAATCGTCGACACCGCGGGTCGCGTCGACAAGTTCCGTCGCAAGTACGCCCAGCAGACCGGCGCCCGCTAG
- the hemW gene encoding radical SAM family heme chaperone HemW, which produces MNALPALALYVHMPWCVRKCPYCDFNSHALKGDLPERIYVDALIDDLARSAEQAGGRAIQSIFFGGGTPSLFGAASIERVLAAAGAALALADDVEVTLEANPGTVERGRFADYAAAGVNRISLGAQSFDAGALERLGRIHSPLDTALAIDEIRAAGIANFNLDLMYGLPGQDTAAALRDIETALSYAPPHLSHYQLTLEPGTVFAAHPPRLPDEAVIDEMLAQCQHRLRAAGLVRYEVSAYAQEGARCRHNLNYWQFGDYIGIGAGAHGKRTGFDPFAVHRSTRVRDPRRYIARVERWRDEQAVDSRQLPFEFMLNALRLVDGFEEPLFTARTGLALGSCDAQWSMLAARGLVAREDGRIRPTARGLGFLNDALLPFLPDDHGPYTAKKNQEKTVG; this is translated from the coding sequence GTGAATGCACTGCCGGCGCTCGCCCTGTACGTGCACATGCCCTGGTGTGTGCGCAAATGTCCCTACTGCGATTTCAACTCACATGCGCTCAAGGGCGACCTGCCGGAGCGCATCTATGTCGATGCGCTGATCGACGATCTCGCGAGGAGCGCCGAGCAGGCGGGCGGGCGTGCGATCCAGAGCATCTTCTTCGGCGGCGGTACGCCGAGCCTGTTCGGTGCGGCAAGCATCGAGCGCGTGCTCGCGGCAGCAGGCGCCGCACTCGCTCTCGCCGATGATGTCGAGGTGACCCTCGAGGCCAACCCGGGCACTGTCGAGCGAGGCCGTTTCGCCGACTACGCTGCTGCGGGCGTCAACCGGATCTCGCTCGGCGCGCAGAGTTTCGACGCCGGCGCGCTCGAGCGGCTTGGGCGCATTCACTCACCGCTCGATACTGCGCTCGCGATCGACGAGATTCGCGCCGCCGGTATCGCCAATTTCAATCTCGATCTGATGTATGGCCTGCCCGGGCAGGACACGGCAGCGGCGCTTCGGGATATCGAAACCGCGCTGTCTTACGCACCGCCACACCTGTCGCACTATCAACTGACCCTCGAGCCCGGCACTGTGTTCGCTGCGCATCCGCCACGGTTGCCCGATGAGGCCGTGATTGATGAAATGCTGGCGCAATGCCAGCACCGGCTCAGGGCGGCGGGTCTCGTTCGTTATGAAGTATCCGCCTATGCGCAGGAAGGCGCGCGATGCCGGCACAACCTCAATTACTGGCAATTTGGCGACTACATCGGCATCGGTGCCGGCGCGCATGGCAAGCGGACCGGGTTCGACCCCTTCGCCGTGCACCGCAGTACCCGGGTGCGTGACCCGCGTCGCTACATCGCGCGCGTCGAGCGCTGGCGTGACGAGCAGGCGGTTGACAGTCGCCAGCTGCCGTTCGAGTTCATGCTGAATGCCTTGCGACTGGTCGATGGCTTCGAGGAGCCGCTGTTCACCGCGCGCACCGGGCTTGCGCTCGGCAGCTGTGACGCGCAATGGTCCATGTTGGCCGCGCGCGGCCTCGTTGCGCGGGAAGATGGCCGGATTCGCCCCACTGCCAGAGGCCTTGGTTTTCTGAACGACGCGCTGCTGCCGTTTCTGCCGGACGATCATGGCCCCTACACGGCGAAAAAAAACCAAGAAAAGACCGTGGGTTAA
- the rdgB gene encoding RdgB/HAM1 family non-canonical purine NTP pyrophosphatase: MNRPPGRRIVIASSNAGKLREFAALPALAAYTLLPQRELGIDDAEETAATFAGNALLKARHAADASGLIAIADDSGLCVDALQGRPGVYSARYGGAGLDDAGRNRRLLEELAGVPTRARAAHYHCAIACAAPGGVPPLVCEASWQGHLLETPRGTGGFGYDPLFVPAGDRRTAAELPLEEKNRQSHRALALMQLAARLPAWLATQ; encoded by the coding sequence TTGAACCGTCCGCCGGGCCGGCGCATCGTGATCGCGAGCAGCAATGCGGGCAAATTGCGCGAGTTCGCTGCACTGCCCGCGCTTGCGGCCTACACCCTGCTGCCCCAGCGCGAACTCGGCATCGACGATGCCGAGGAGACGGCCGCCACGTTTGCCGGCAACGCCCTGCTGAAGGCCCGCCATGCGGCCGACGCAAGTGGTCTCATCGCCATTGCGGACGACTCGGGACTGTGTGTCGACGCCCTGCAGGGGCGGCCGGGCGTGTACTCGGCGCGCTACGGCGGCGCCGGCCTCGACGACGCCGGGCGCAACCGGCGATTGCTCGAGGAATTGGCCGGCGTGCCGACGCGCGCGCGCGCGGCGCATTATCACTGTGCCATCGCCTGCGCAGCGCCCGGCGGGGTTCCGCCCCTCGTCTGCGAAGCGAGCTGGCAAGGACATCTGCTCGAAACGCCGCGGGGCACGGGCGGCTTCGGTTACGACCCGTTGTTCGTGCCGGCGGGCGATCGCCGCACGGCCGCCGAACTGCCGCTCGAAGAGAAAAATCGCCAAAGTCACCGCGCGCTGGCGCTCATGCAGCTGGCCGCCCGGCTGCCCGCCTGGCTCGCCACACAGTGA
- the rph gene encoding ribonuclease PH, whose product MTHSNASPWRRPSGRASDELRAVRFQREFTRHPEGSVLVEFGATRVLCTASVEESVPPFLRGKSQGWVTAEYGMLPRATHTRSAREAARGKQSGRTQEIQRLIGRSLRAVVDLRALGERSITIDCDVLQADGGTRTASISGGYVALCDAIAALRRRGVLQSDPLHGQVAAVSVGIFAGQPVLDLDYDEDSQAETDMNVVMNDGGGYIELQGTAEGHAFRHDELQRLLELAGKGTTEICALQRAALRATSA is encoded by the coding sequence ATGACGCACTCAAACGCATCGCCGTGGCGGCGCCCGAGCGGACGCGCATCCGATGAATTGCGCGCAGTGCGCTTCCAGCGCGAGTTCACCCGTCACCCGGAAGGTTCGGTTCTGGTCGAGTTCGGCGCCACCCGGGTCCTGTGCACGGCGAGCGTCGAAGAATCCGTGCCGCCTTTCCTGCGCGGCAAATCCCAGGGTTGGGTCACGGCCGAGTACGGCATGTTGCCGCGCGCGACGCATACGCGCTCGGCCCGCGAGGCAGCGCGCGGCAAGCAATCCGGCCGCACACAGGAGATCCAGCGCCTGATCGGTCGTTCGTTGCGGGCCGTGGTCGATCTCCGTGCCCTCGGCGAGCGCAGCATCACCATCGACTGCGATGTGCTGCAGGCCGATGGCGGAACACGCACGGCCTCGATCAGCGGCGGCTATGTCGCGCTTTGCGATGCGATCGCCGCACTGCGCCGGCGCGGCGTCCTGCAAAGCGATCCCCTGCATGGCCAGGTCGCCGCGGTATCCGTCGGCATCTTCGCGGGCCAGCCGGTGCTCGACCTCGATTACGACGAGGACTCACAGGCGGAGACCGACATGAACGTCGTCATGAACGACGGTGGCGGCTACATCGAGTTGCAGGGCACGGCGGAAGGCCACGCGTTTCGCCACGATGAACTGCAGCGCCTGCTCGAACTCGCGGGCAAGGGCACGACGGAAATCTGCGCCTTGCAGCGCGCGGCACTGCGCGCCACGAGCGCTTGA
- a CDS encoding PP2C family serine/threonine-protein phosphatase produces the protein MRVEYAEISLIGSRERNEDRVAVAVAEEAALLLVADGMGGHADGARAAELTQKTLIEAFWHTPLPAFDPIGFLHLTLGAAHEAVVSYGRDRPMEQRPRATCAVCLVQRGNAYWSHVGDSRVYLIRGGAIVARTRDHSHVENLLREGVIVPAQAAAHPMRNFVESCIGGETLLPQMSTSGRRKLEPGDVLLACTDGLWGSLKDEDVAASFATTDIALAKQLGGLAKRAVEANGASSDNTSAVVMRWLGP, from the coding sequence TTGCGGGTCGAATACGCTGAAATCAGTCTGATCGGTTCGCGCGAGCGCAACGAGGATCGCGTTGCCGTCGCGGTCGCCGAGGAAGCCGCGCTGCTCCTGGTCGCCGACGGCATGGGCGGCCATGCCGACGGTGCGCGCGCAGCCGAGCTGACGCAGAAAACACTCATCGAGGCGTTCTGGCACACGCCGCTGCCCGCTTTCGATCCGATCGGCTTCCTGCACCTGACGCTCGGCGCCGCGCACGAAGCCGTGGTCAGCTATGGCCGCGATCGCCCGATGGAGCAGCGCCCGCGTGCAACCTGCGCGGTCTGTCTCGTGCAACGCGGCAATGCCTACTGGTCCCATGTCGGCGACAGCCGCGTCTACCTGATTCGAGGTGGTGCGATAGTCGCGCGTACCCGCGACCACAGCCATGTCGAGAACCTTTTGCGCGAAGGGGTCATCGTGCCGGCGCAGGCGGCCGCGCACCCGATGCGAAATTTCGTCGAGTCCTGCATCGGCGGCGAAACCCTGTTGCCGCAGATGAGCACCAGCGGCAGGCGCAAGCTGGAACCAGGCGATGTACTGCTCGCCTGCACCGATGGCCTGTGGGGTTCGCTGAAGGACGAGGACGTCGCAGCGAGTTTCGCAACCACCGACATCGCGCTCGCGAAACAACTGGGCGGCCTTGCCAAACGTGCGGTAGAGGCCAATGGCGCCAGCAGCGACAATACCTCAGCCGTCGTAATGCGCTGGCTCGGCCCATGA
- a CDS encoding YicC/YloC family endoribonuclease — translation MTGFARREATDRFGTLACELRSVNHRYLEISLRLPEELRSLEPQLRSRLGAKLKRGKIDCSLHLKRGSGAAASQGVDAATLDAIIRQVTEIASRLPAPQTRIDAMDVLRFPGVIREDESAVDRLRASFDELFEATLDELVAARQREGEHLRGAILQRCEALSELAAGVEQRLPQLRQEQLQRLRERVAELAAEVNAERLEQEIALVVARSDVAEEIDRLRGHVAEVRRVVSAGEPAGRRLDFLMQELNREANTLSSKSPDLELTRCAVEMKVAIEQMREQVQNIE, via the coding sequence ATGACCGGCTTCGCCCGCCGCGAAGCCACCGACCGCTTCGGTACCCTCGCCTGCGAACTGCGCAGCGTGAATCACCGCTACCTCGAAATCAGCCTGCGCCTGCCGGAGGAGCTGCGCTCGCTCGAGCCGCAATTGCGGAGTCGCCTTGGCGCGAAGCTCAAGCGCGGCAAAATCGACTGCAGCTTGCATCTCAAGCGCGGCTCGGGCGCAGCCGCCTCGCAGGGAGTCGACGCCGCCACGCTCGATGCGATCATCCGGCAAGTCACCGAGATCGCGTCACGCTTGCCCGCCCCTCAGACCCGCATCGACGCCATGGACGTCCTGCGCTTCCCGGGCGTCATTCGCGAAGACGAAAGCGCCGTCGATAGATTGCGCGCGAGCTTCGATGAGCTGTTCGAGGCGACTCTCGACGAACTCGTCGCGGCCCGGCAGCGCGAGGGCGAGCACCTGCGCGGCGCGATCCTGCAGCGCTGCGAGGCGCTCAGCGAGCTTGCTGCAGGCGTCGAGCAGCGCCTGCCGCAGCTGCGCCAGGAGCAGCTGCAGCGCTTGCGCGAGCGCGTCGCAGAGCTTGCCGCGGAAGTGAACGCGGAGCGGCTCGAGCAGGAAATCGCACTCGTCGTGGCGCGCAGCGACGTCGCCGAGGAAATCGACCGGCTGCGCGGTCATGTTGCCGAGGTCCGGCGCGTCGTCAGCGCCGGCGAGCCCGCGGGCCGGCGGCTCGATTTCCTGATGCAGGAACTCAATCGCGAAGCCAACACGCTTTCATCCAAATCGCCCGATCTGGAACTGACCCGCTGCGCGGTCGAAATGAAAGTCGCCATCGAGCAGATGCGCGAACAGGTGCAGAACATCGAATAG